From the genome of Peptoniphilus sp. ING2-D1G:
CACAGAGGAATTGAAACCATCACCTATATATCACAAGGCCATATCACACATAAAGACTCAATGGGAAACGAAAAAACCATAGGGGCAAACATGATACAATGGATGACTGCCGGATCAGGAATCATGCATTCAGAAACCTTTAAAGAGGAAAAAAGGCTTTTAGGTCTGCAACTATGGCTAAATCTTCCTCAAAAAGATAAAATGGCAAACCCCTTTTATCAAGAATTGTCTGAAAAAGATGTATCAAACTTTAACCTTGAAGACGCTCATATAAAAGTATTTAGCGGAGAATATGATGAACATAAAGGTTATACTGCAAAATACAACCCCCTTGACTACTATGTAATAAACTTAAAAAAAGATGGAAAAGTAACATTAAGCACCAAAGAAGGATACACTACTCACATATTTACCTTGCTTGGTGAAATTACACTTAATGGTGAAAATGTAGATGAAAAAACGGATGTGTTGATCTCTGAAGGGAAAGTTGAAATAACATCAAAAAATGATGCCGAAATAGTGTGGATGGCATCACCTCCACTTGACGAAGAAATCGCTTGGGGCGGACCGATCGTTATGAATACAAGAGAAGAACTTGCAACGGCATTTAGCGAGCTTGAAAAGGGCACATTTATAAAAAATAAAATAGATGAATAATAAATTTATTAAAAAACTAAAACTCGGGAAAACCCCGAGTTTGTTTTTTATTTTTTAAGTTGATTTTTATTCCTTCGGAAGTATTAAATTTAATACTATTCCAAGGACTGCCGCAAGAGCAGTGCCTGATAAATTGGCCAATTTACTTATTGGAAAAACAGCTCCTCCTAAGCCGAGTACCATCATTGCAGAAGCTATAATTAAATTTCTTTGTTTGCCGAAATCTACTTTGTTATCTACCAACACCCTTAACCCGTTACTGGCAATGACCCCATACAAAAGAAGACTCATACCTCCCAAAACAGGATTGGGTATCGACATTATCACAGCTTGTACCGGAGCGATGAAACTTAAAATAATTGCAATAACGGCCGCTCCGAAAATTACACTTGTACTGGCTATCCTTGTAATAGCAACAACTCCTGTATTCTCACCATAAGTAGTATTTGCGGGTCCTCCTAAAAATGCAGAAACTGCAGTAGCAACCCCATCGCCCGTAATAGTTCTTGACAGACCCGGATCCTTTAAAAAATTCTTATTGCAAATTTTTCCCAAAACAGTATGATCTCCAATATGTTCAGATAAAGTAACTATAGCAACCGGAAGTATTGCCATAGCTTCAGGGCCGAAATACAATCTATAACTTTCAAAATATGGTGTTTCAAAGGGTAAATAAAAATCCGGAATATGGAAAAGTCCATTTTCCAGTGAAGCTATGACCCCTGAAAAATCTACAATATTAAACATTATTGACAATATATATCCACCGGTAATACCTACTAAGAATGGAATAATTTTAAATACACCCTTCGCCTTTGTAGAAACAAAGGCTGTAATCAAGAAAGTAGCAATGGCAATGAACATATTCACTAATTCTCCATCCTCAACAAATCCCGCTTGAGTTACAGCTGTAGAAGAAAGCCCAAGACCGATTACTATTATCATCGGTCCAATCACTATAGGAGGAAGAAGTTTATCCAACCACCAAGTTCCTGTAAACTTCAACACAACCGCCACTAATACATAAACTAAACCTATCATGATAAGCCCGGTTTGAGATGCGCTTATATCTCCATTCATAGCATCAATTGCATACTTCATGGCAGCAATATAAGCAAAAGAAGAACCTAAGTAAACAGGTACATTAAACCCAGTGATGACCAAGTAAATAATAGTTCCTATACCACTGCAAAAAAGTGCAACAGATACAGGAAGCCCCACCACCAAAGGAACTAAAATAGTAGCACCGAACATTGCAAACACATGTTGAATACTCAAAAAAACAGACTTTATAAAAGGAGGCCTTTCATGAACATTGTACAGTAAATTATTTTCCACAGCATTACACCTTCTCGCATAACCAAATTAAAACCTTAAAATTTTTCCCATAAAATATTACCATAAATTAATTTACATTTCAATATATGTTTATATTGAATAACTTTATGTCCTTTTATACCCTCTATTAACAAAAAGGTCGAACAATCAAATATTCGACCTTTTTATATCTCTTTTTTAATCGTTAAGATACTATTTCTTTTTCAACTTTTTTGCTTTTTCTATATTGATACACTGTTATTAATATAATAACCGGTATAGCAATGACATCTCCTCTGGTATCTAATATAAGCAATCCAAAGGTACATGCTGTCAATATTATTCTGAATAAAACACTTAACTTCCCAAATAAATATCCTTCATTTGCACAGGCAATCGCAAATACTCCCACTATTGATACTAATAAATTATATGCTATATCCAATCCACCAAATCCATGGATCAACAGCTGAGGTTTGTATACAAACATAAAGGGCAAAATAAATCCGGTTATTGCTAATCTAAATGCTGTTAATCCCGTTTTAAAGGGATCTGATTTTGCTAAGCCTGCCGCTACATAGGCTGCTAAGGCCACAGGAGGTGTAACAGTTGACATTATAGCAAAGTAAAATACAAAAAAGTGTGCAGATAAAATAGGAACTCCCATATTTATCAGAGCTGGAGCCAATGTAAGGGATGTCACTATATAACAAGCTGTAGTTGGTAACCCCATCCCCAATACTATTGAAGCAACCATTGAAAGCACTAAAGCCACAAATAAAACTCCAAAGGAAAGTTTAAAAATATTCATGGAAAATACTAATCCAAATCCTGTTAAAGATATCATTCCTATTACTATGCCTGCACAGGCACATGCCATTGCAACTGATAAAGCTGATTTTACACCATTTTCCAATGCTCGAATCATTCTTTTAATATTCAGCCTGCTGGATTTTTTAAAGAAACTTACTATCACCGCTGTAACAATTCCCAGCCAACCTGCATATATAGGATTATATTTTTTTATAGTTAAAAAATATATTAAAGCAATTAGAGGGATAGCCATATGTCCATAATCTCTCATAGTATCTGACAAACTTGTAATATCATCCTTTGACAATGCTTTTAAGTTCTTGTTTCTTGCTCTTAACTCTACGGCAATCCAAACTGCAAGATAATATAAAAATGCCGGAGTTATTGCGGATATTACTATTTCACTATAGTTTACTCCTATAAATTGAGCCATTAAAAATGCTGCTGCACCCATTACTGGTGGCATTATTTGACCTCCTGCAGAAGCAACACACTCTACAGCACCTGCATACTCGGGAGAATACCCCACAGATTTCATAAGGGGTATAGTCATAACTCCTGTCGTCGCAACATTACCCGACGTTGACCCGCTTACAGTTCCCATTAACCCACTGGAGATTGCAGAAACCTTTGCAGGTCCACCTACGCTTCTTCCAGCAACTGCCAACGCAAAATTATTTAAGAACTTTGACATGCCTATCTCAGACATTATTGCTCCAAAGAATATAAATAAAATTACATATGTAGCTGAAGTATTTAATGCTGTTCCAAATATGCCTTCATCAGTCAAATATATTAACTTTACAATTTGTTTTATGCTATATCCTGAGTTTCTAAAAACTCCCGGCATGTAATTTCCAAAAAATGCAAACAACATAAATACTATTGCTATTATGGGCAGAGCTTTTCCAAGAGCTCGTCTTGCAGCTTCCAATATCAAAAGTATAGTTATACATCCAAAAACAATATCTACTGTAGTAGGAATTCCCATTTGTAACTGTATCTTTTCAGCAAAAACCGCCACATACATTGCAGAAACAAATCCTAAAACTCCTAATATCAAGTCTAATATTTCAGGATTTACTTGGTTGCTTTTACTCGTGGCCGGAAATAGCATATAAATTATCATTAATATAAATCCTAAATGCACTGACATTACGACAGAGTCATCAACTAAACCGGAGCCTGCTGCATATAATTGAAATACTGCCAAAGTGACACAAAGAACCGTCATTATTTTTTTATATATGCCTGTGAGTCCTCTCCTACTTGAAGCCCTCTCATCAGAATCAATATCTTGATCTATCTTTATTTCCTTATCTTTATTCAAACTCATGTCCCCCCTTCTTTTTATCTTAAAATAAGATTCAGCTTAGTGCTGAACCTTATTTTATTTTATAGCCCCTACTTCTTTAAAATATTTTTCAGCTCCAGGATGTAGTTCCAGACCTGCTATATTTGTAGCTTCTTCCAGATTTATTTCGTTGGCGATTTTTTGACTTGCCGCTAATGTATCTATATTTTCAAAAAGGGTTTTCGTCATATTATAAACTAATTCTTCCGGCATATTTTCATTCACTATTAAAAGTGTTCCTGTTGCAACAGTTGAAATATCCGACTGTTGATTTGGATAAGCATCTTTAGGTATAGTAAAATTATAATAGTATGGATAATCTTCAATTAACTTATTGATTTCAGCTTACGTTCCAAAAGACGCCATATTGCATTTTCCTGTGGACATAGCTGTCATTTGGTGAGATTGTCCCAAACTGCCCGAAATTAAATATCCGTCAATTTTATCATTTGTTAATGCATCGACTGCATTTGAATGTGATAAGTGTTGAGCATCAAAATCATCGGTTGAAATATTGTAGCTTTTCAAAATATTTAATACTTGAGATTCAGAACCACTACCACTTTGTCCAATATTTATCTTTTTTCCTTTTATGTCTGTTAAGCTTTCAATTCCCGATGTTTTAGATACAGGAAATTGCATAACTGCAGGATATAAATTGGCAACAACTTTTATTCCTTCTACTTTATTCCCTTCAAAGGCTCCTGTTCCACTTGTAGCTTCATAAACTGAGGATGCCGCTGAAAAAGCTGATTGAATTTCTCCGCCTCCAACCCTTATGCAGTTTTCACTTGAACCGCCTGTTACTTCAGCGGAAAATGTAGTATCCATATTGTCATTATACAATTGACATAATGCTACACCCAGTGTATTAAATGTTCCACCTGAAGAAGATGTTCCCAATGTAACAAATTCAGGAGTTTCAGCTGAAGCAGTGCTTTTGTTTGTCTCAGCGTTTGTTTCTGCACCAGAATTTTTATTTGCTGAGTTACATGCAACTACAGAAAGAGTTAATACCATAACTAATAATAGACTTAATAATTTTTTCATACTTCCTCCTTATTTCATATCTCTTTTTTGTTCTTCGATAATATTTTTTATTTTTTCATCACTATAGTTTAACTTAGTTTTTAAAACTTCTTCTGTATCTTCTCCAAGAACAGGAGCGGCAAAATATGTATCCGCCTTTGTCAAACTATACTTTATCGGATTTGCCGCCATTTTATATTTACCTGCTATTGGATGGATAACTTCTGCTATCATTCCTCTATCAGAAATTTGTGGATCAGCAACAATATCAAGCATTTTATTTATTACTCCATTTGGAACTTCGAATTTATTTAATATTTCTTCAAGTTCTTTTAAAGTATATTTTTTTGTGAATTTTTCTATTTCTTCTTCCAGCAATAATCTATTTTTCCTTCTCGCTTCTGCTTTTGAATATCTCTCATCTTCAATCATATCTTCTCTATCCATCGCTTTACATAATCTGTAAAATGCAGGATCTCTTGAGCAAGTAATTATTATTTCTCCATCTGCTGCATCAAAGGTTTGAAAAGGTACGCTTGTTGGGTGCATGTTTCCCATTTTTTTCGGATTCTCTCCGAATACAAGGGTGTTTATTACTGCATTTTCAAGACAAGAGAATGTACAATCAAGCATTGCAACATCAATATATTGTCCTCTTCCACTTATAGCTCTATAATAAAGTGCTGAAGAAATTGCTCCAAAAGTATAAAGCCCTGAAAATATATCACTTGCAGAAGTTCCTGCTTTATAAGATTTTCCATCAGGTGGTCCTGTCAAACTCATCAGTCCACTCATTCCTTGTATAACCATATCTAAAGCTCCTCTGTCGGAATATGGGCCTGTTTGCCCGAATCCGGAAATTGAAGCATAGATTATATTTTCTTTATACTCTTTAATAGTGTCATAATCCACTTTCATTCTTTTAACCGTTCCAGGTTTAAAATTTTCTACAACAACGTCTGCTTTTTTGCTCAATTCATAAAATACTTTTCTACCTTCATCGGATTTTAAATTTAAACATATGCTTTTCTTGCTTCTATTTACTGATAAATCATATACCCTTTCTCCTTTTAAAAAAGGTCCACTAGCTTTAGGCTTGTCAAATCTTTCAATTTTTATTACTTCCGCTCCCAAATCTGCCATCATCATAGTACACAAAGGTCCTGATAAATAATTTGTTAAATCCAAAACAACTATTCCTTTAAGAGGTCCTTGTGTTTCTTTTTTATTCAAAAAATCGCCTCCTAAATTATAATGGTATATTTCCATGTTTTCTCTTGGGTAGTTCTATCTTTTTATTTTCAAACATTTCAAATGACTTCACCAATACTTTTCTAGTGTCGGCAGGATCAATTATATCTTCAAATTTTCCGCTTTCTGCTGCTTTATATGGATTCATAAATTCTTTTTCATATTCTCTTATGCTTTTCTGTCTAAACTCTTCCGGATTCTCAGCCTCCGCAAGTTCGCTTTTCAAACATACATCCACCGCACTTTCGGCTCCAACGACATACATTTGAGCACTTGGCCATGCAAATATAAAATCAGGATGCAGTTCCCATGAACACATCGCCGGTCTTGCACCACCCACGACTTTTCCTACAACCATAACTATCTTTGGAACCGTTGCCTCACTCCATGCATAAAGCATTTTCGCTCCATGCCTAATTATGCCACCATACTCTTGATTGATTCCTGGCAAATATCCAGGCACATCTACAATTGATAAAAGAGGTATATTAAAACAATCACAAGTCCTTATAAATCTAGCTGCTTTATCTGAAGCATTAATGTCAATACAACCGGCTAACATTTTAGGTTGATTTGCAATTACCCCTATAGATTTGCCGTTAAGCCTTATAAATCCCACAACAATATTAGTCGCATAATATTGCTGTACCTCGAAAAAATAGTGATTATCTGCTATTTCGTAAATGATATCTTTTATATCATAGGCTTTTTTTAAACTTTCAGAAACAATATCTCTTAAAGTTTCACAATTCCTATCTACAGGATCATTGTTTTGATATACTGGAGGTTTTTGTTCGTTATTATCAGGCAAAAAACTAAGTAAAATTT
Proteins encoded in this window:
- a CDS encoding hypothetical protein (High confidence in function and specificity); translated protein: MNKKETQGPLKGIVVLDLTNYLSGPLCTMMMADLGAEVIKIERFDKPKASGPFLKGERVYDLSVNRSKKSICLNLKSDEGRKVFYELSKKADVVVENFKPGTVKRMKVDYDTIKEYKENIIYASISGFGQTGPYSDRGALDMVIQGMSGLMSLTGPPDGKSYKAGTSASDIFSGLYTFGAISSALYYRAISGRGQYIDVAMLDCTFSCLENAVINTLVFGENPKKMGNMHPTSVPFQTFDAADGEIIITCSRDPAFYRLCKAMDREDMIEDERYSKAEARRKNRLLLEEEIEKFTKKYTLKELEEILNKFEVPNGVINKMLDIVADPQISDRGMIAEVIHPIAGKYKMAANPIKYSLTKADTYFAAPVLGEDTEEVLKTKLNYSDEKIKNIIEEQKRDMK
- a CDS encoding TRAP-type uncharacterized transport system (High confidence in function and specificity): MKKLLSLLLVMVLTLSVVACNSANKNSGAETNAETNKSTASAETPEFVTLGTSSSGGTFNTLGVALCQLYNDNMDTTFSAEVTGGSSENCIRVGGGEIQSAFSAASSVYEATSGTGAFEGNKVEGIKVVANLYPAVMQFPVSKTSGIESLTDIKGKKINIGQSGSGSESQVLNILKSYNISTDDFDAQHLSHSNAVDALTNDKIDGYLISGSLGQSHQMTAMSTGKCNMASFGT
- a CDS encoding TRAP-type uncharacterized transport system (High confidence in function and specificity), which codes for MSLNKDKEIKIDQDIDSDERASSRRGLTGIYKKIMTVLCVTLAVFQLYAAGSGLVDDSVVMSVHLGFILMIIYMLFPATSKSNQVNPEILDLILGVLGFVSAMYVAVFAEKIQLQMGIPTTVDIVFGCITILLILEAARRALGKALPIIAIVFMLFAFFGNYMPGVFRNSGYSIKQIVKLIYLTDEGIFGTALNTSATYVILFIFFGAIMSEIGMSKFLNNFALAVAGRSVGGPAKVSAISSGLMGTVSGSTSGNVATTGVMTIPLMKSVGYSPEYAGAVECVASAGGQIMPPVMGAAAFLMAQFIGVNYSEIVISAITPAFLYYLAVWIAVELRARNKNLKALSKDDITSLSDTMRDYGHMAIPLIALIYFLTIKKYNPIYAGWLGIVTAVIVSFFKKSSRLNIKRMIRALENGVKSALSVAMACACAGIVIGMISLTGFGLVFSMNIFKLSFGVLFVALVLSMVASIVLGMGLPTTACYIVTSLTLAPALINMGVPILSAHFFVFYFAIMSTVTPPVALAAYVAAGLAKSDPFKTGLTAFRLAITGFILPFMFVYKPQLLIHGFGGLDIAYNLLVSIVGVFAIACANEGYLFGKLSVLFRIILTACTFGLLILDTRGDVIAIPVIILITVYQYRKSKKVEKEIVS
- a CDS encoding Methylmalonyl-CoA carboxyltransferase 12S subunit (High confidence in function and specificity), with the translated sequence MIAITKLNEMLEKKRNIYLGGGIDRINKQHKKGKLTARERIDLLFDKGTFQEYNVFMKHRCHYFGMEKVDTPSEGIVTGYGLINGRKTFAFAHDFTVMGGAMGEMQGMKLKRIQELALDAGVPFVGLNDSGGARIQEGPNTSYGNIFYNNVMASGVIPQISAIMGPCAGGTVYSPALTDFVLSVDKTSRSFITGPKVIKNVTGEIIDAEKLGGAWTHNSISGVSHFFCRDDYDCIEKIKILLSFLPDNNEQKPPVYQNNDPVDRNCETLRDIVSESLKKAYDIKDIIYEIADNHYFFEVQQYYATNIVVGFIRLNGKSIGVIANQPKMLAGCIDINASDKAARFIRTCDCFNIPLLSIVDVPGYLPGINQEYGGIIRHGAKMLYAWSEATVPKIVMVVGKVVGGARPAMCSWELHPDFIFAWPSAQMYVVGAESAVDVCLKSELAEAENPEEFRQKSIREYEKEFMNPYKAAESGKFEDIIDPADTRKVLVKSFEMFENKKIELPKRKHGNIPL
- a CDS encoding Hypothetical protein (Family membership), with the protein product MPEELVYNMTKTLFENIDTLAASQKIANEINLEEATNIAGLELHPGAEKYFKEVGAIK
- a CDS encoding Pirin-related protein (Pirin is composed of two structurally similar domains arranged face to face. Although the two domains are similar, the C-terminal domain of Pirin differs from the N-terminal domain as it does not contain a metal binding site and its sequence does not contain the conserved metal-coordinating residues.Both bacterial and human Pirins have been shown to possess quercetinase activity, although this is not universally true for all family members, for example, displays no such enzymatic activity; High confidence in function and specificity), which encodes MKSKILKRVKGVHTVDGAGVNLVRVLGHDTTKSHDPFLMLDSFDSTNYDDYKAGFPIHPHRGIETITYISQGHITHKDSMGNEKTIGANMIQWMTAGSGIMHSETFKEEKRLLGLQLWLNLPQKDKMANPFYQELSEKDVSNFNLEDAHIKVFSGEYDEHKGYTAKYNPLDYYVINLKKDGKVTLSTKEGYTTHIFTLLGEITLNGENVDEKTDVLISEGKVEITSKNDAEIVWMASPPLDEEIAWGGPIVMNTREELATAFSELEKGTFIKNKIDE
- the pyrP gene encoding Uracil permease (Proteins in this family are uracil transporters. The Escherichia coli uracil/H(+) symporter UraA is the representative member. UraA has a structural fold consisting of 14 transmembrane segments (TMs) arranged into a core domain and a gate domain; High confidence in function and specificity), with translation MENNLLYNVHERPPFIKSVFLSIQHVFAMFGATILVPLVVGLPVSVALFCSGIGTIIYLVITGFNVPVYLGSSFAYIAAMKYAIDAMNGDISASQTGLIMIGLVYVLVAVVLKFTGTWWLDKLLPPIVIGPMIIVIGLGLSSTAVTQAGFVEDGELVNMFIAIATFLITAFVSTKAKGVFKIIPFLVGITGGYILSIMFNIVDFSGVIASLENGLFHIPDFYLPFETPYFESYRLYFGPEAMAILPVAIVTLSEHIGDHTVLGKICNKNFLKDPGLSRTITGDGVATAVSAFLGGPANTTYGENTGVVAITRIASTSVIFGAAVIAIILSFIAPVQAVIMSIPNPVLGGMSLLLYGVIASNGLRVLVDNKVDFGKQRNLIIASAMMVLGLGGAVFPISKLANLSGTALAAVLGIVLNLILPKE